The following coding sequences are from one Paenibacillus stellifer window:
- a CDS encoding MFS transporter, translating to MEHQNGAFADQNWLRIFMFAIYGIGVLALSYFPLFYSHLGFSSTQVGLLYSTGPMISILSNLFWSMLSDRLGTVRKIMFILLAGQLVTALLLSQAREFPLVMVILSCFYFFYYPLYPLADTMAIQTAERRGRNFITIRLFGSFGYAFFALSMGYLLLALGISWSIALCSIIITISLCVAFLLRDAGPKRSRRIADEAGSTPDAAKGLRAILLNREVIWFFGCVFVLALSYRMNDAFLTVSMKRLGAGEELIGWALLASALSEIPVLFLLGKYGDKFKEVPLLALACLMFGVRFLLISSVEQPVYIIFIQLMHSVTFGIFYVTSVRYITRLIPDHLRATGMAVYTVMWSSLSGLLSGAFGGVVYQQWGMTAFYRVATLLAVIAAAGFMARRWLAGPTALTAEVVTPFAEGLPESSEQFEASHQEKVTL from the coding sequence ATGGAACACCAAAACGGAGCCTTCGCCGACCAGAACTGGCTGCGGATCTTCATGTTCGCCATTTACGGGATTGGTGTGCTCGCACTATCCTATTTCCCGCTCTTCTACAGTCATCTTGGCTTCAGCAGTACGCAGGTCGGACTACTGTACTCCACCGGTCCGATGATCTCCATCTTGTCCAATCTCTTCTGGAGCATGCTGAGCGACCGGCTGGGAACTGTCCGCAAGATCATGTTCATTCTGCTGGCGGGTCAGCTTGTTACGGCGCTGCTCCTTTCACAAGCAAGAGAATTCCCACTCGTTATGGTTATCCTTTCCTGTTTTTATTTTTTCTATTACCCCCTCTATCCGCTCGCGGATACGATGGCCATCCAGACTGCAGAACGACGCGGCCGCAATTTCATTACCATTCGTCTCTTCGGTTCTTTTGGATACGCATTTTTCGCGTTGTCCATGGGCTACCTGCTGCTCGCACTAGGCATATCCTGGAGCATAGCGCTGTGCTCGATCATAATAACTATATCTCTGTGTGTCGCCTTTCTGCTGCGAGATGCCGGACCAAAGCGTTCTCGGAGAATAGCAGACGAAGCAGGCAGCACCCCGGACGCTGCGAAGGGGCTGCGGGCTATTTTGCTTAACAGGGAAGTTATATGGTTCTTCGGATGCGTCTTTGTGCTCGCGCTCAGCTATCGCATGAACGACGCCTTTCTGACAGTGAGCATGAAGCGCCTGGGCGCGGGAGAAGAATTGATCGGCTGGGCACTGCTTGCATCCGCCCTGTCCGAGATACCAGTGCTGTTTCTGCTCGGCAAATACGGCGACAAATTCAAGGAAGTCCCTCTGCTCGCTTTGGCATGCCTGATGTTCGGCGTCAGATTTCTGCTGATCTCATCCGTAGAGCAGCCTGTCTACATTATTTTTATTCAGCTTATGCACAGCGTCACCTTCGGCATCTTCTATGTAACCTCTGTCCGCTACATTACACGCCTGATCCCGGATCATCTGCGCGCAACCGGGATGGCTGTCTATACGGTTATGTGGTCCAGTTTATCGGGGCTGTTAAGCGGAGCTTTCGGCGGGGTGGTTTATCAGCAATGGGGAATGACCGCATTTTACCGCGTAGCCACTCTGCTAGCGGTGATCGCCGCCGCAGGGTTCATGGCCCGGCGCTGGCTGGCGGGTCCGACAGCCTTAACGGCTGAAGTGGTGACGCCCTTTGCCGAAGGCCTTCCTGAGTCCTCCGAACAGTTCGAAGCTTCTCACCAGGAGAAAGTTACGCTATAA
- a CDS encoding cold shock domain-containing protein — MKGTVKWFNAEKGYGFIQVEGGEDVFVHFSAIQGDGFKTLEEGQSVEFEITEGNRGPQAANVIKL, encoded by the coding sequence TTGAAAGGTACAGTTAAATGGTTTAATGCAGAAAAAGGCTATGGCTTCATCCAAGTAGAAGGCGGCGAAGACGTATTCGTACATTTCTCCGCAATCCAGGGAGACGGCTTCAAGACTTTGGAAGAAGGCCAATCCGTTGAGTTCGAAATCACGGAAGGCAACCGCGGACCGCAAGCAGCTAACGTAATCAAACTGTAA
- a CDS encoding nitroreductase family protein, giving the protein MTFEEFRQLAVSRRSIRDFSDDDVLLEDVRDIIDCARYAPSDTNSQTWEFIAVLNRDKIKAIEAFTWERLREIAASAEERGLAREAKLMVKSFGPYATAFGSAPALIVCLATPYTSKFRERIFDPLEFGSPDIWAEEGIKSSSLAVQNLMLAAHAKGLATCPMTGPVLLAESDLRDYLDIPESRQINMVVALGHPAVHPKAVARKEIDEILTVIQ; this is encoded by the coding sequence ATGACCTTTGAAGAATTCAGGCAGCTTGCCGTATCGCGCCGCAGCATCCGTGATTTCAGCGATGACGATGTCCTGCTGGAAGATGTCCGGGATATTATCGATTGCGCAAGGTATGCGCCGAGCGATACCAATTCGCAGACCTGGGAGTTCATTGCGGTTCTGAACCGCGACAAGATTAAAGCTATCGAAGCCTTTACCTGGGAGCGGCTTCGTGAAATCGCAGCTTCTGCGGAGGAACGCGGCTTGGCCCGGGAAGCGAAGCTGATGGTCAAATCCTTCGGCCCCTATGCAACAGCATTCGGCAGCGCTCCGGCTCTGATCGTCTGCCTGGCTACCCCTTATACATCAAAGTTCCGCGAACGGATCTTCGATCCGCTGGAATTCGGATCTCCGGACATTTGGGCGGAGGAAGGCATCAAGAGCAGCAGCCTTGCGGTCCAGAATCTGATGCTCGCCGCCCACGCCAAAGGATTGGCCACCTGTCCGATGACAGGGCCTGTACTGCTCGCTGAATCCGATCTTCGGGACTATCTCGACATCCCGGAGAGCCGGCAGATCAATATGGTCGTAGCGCTCGGACATCCTGCCGTTCATCCCAAAGCTGTTGCCCGCAAAGAAATCGACGAGATCCTGACTGTGATTCAATAA
- a CDS encoding tetraprenyl-beta-curcumene synthase family protein — protein MSEFEQGRPSSPRGPIGLMSRVYKYVLPEVENCLNLWRKDAEGIPDPELRRQALASIETKKFHCQGGGVYAVGNLPMRHILISLIVSYQTISDYLDNLCDRSTSMDPEDFRLLHRSMLDAVTPGAEPVNYYALRAEQDDGGYLHRLVRNCQDMIDKLPGYASAAQEIYDLAELYTDLQVYKHIRPDLRESALQKWWEEKRGRAPHLYWNEFAAATGSTLGVFMLFLASCDPRLKKEDASQIRAGYFPHLCCLHIMLDYLIDQDEDRAGGDLNFCNYYDSTETMLNRIASIVEWARKDVRNIPDTPLHRMVIEGLLALYLSDPKVSEQREVRTVSKKLMKRSPLTRLFFFANSRWIRKHLY, from the coding sequence TTGAGTGAATTTGAGCAAGGCCGTCCCTCAAGCCCGCGCGGCCCGATTGGGTTAATGAGCAGAGTCTACAAATACGTCCTGCCTGAGGTGGAGAACTGCCTGAATCTCTGGCGCAAAGATGCGGAAGGGATTCCCGATCCCGAGCTTCGAAGACAAGCGCTTGCAAGTATCGAGACGAAGAAGTTTCATTGTCAGGGCGGAGGCGTGTATGCAGTGGGCAATCTGCCCATGAGACATATCCTCATTTCGCTAATTGTGTCGTACCAGACGATCAGCGATTACCTGGACAACCTGTGCGACCGAAGCACATCCATGGACCCTGAGGATTTCCGGCTGCTGCACCGGTCGATGCTGGACGCCGTAACTCCTGGAGCCGAGCCCGTTAATTATTACGCGCTTCGCGCCGAACAAGACGACGGCGGTTACCTGCACCGTCTGGTCCGCAACTGCCAGGATATGATTGATAAGCTTCCCGGTTATGCTTCTGCGGCCCAGGAGATTTATGATTTGGCCGAACTGTATACCGATCTGCAGGTATATAAGCATATTCGTCCGGATTTAAGGGAATCCGCACTTCAGAAATGGTGGGAGGAGAAGCGAGGCCGGGCACCGCATTTATATTGGAACGAATTTGCGGCGGCGACAGGCTCGACGCTGGGCGTCTTCATGCTGTTCTTGGCTTCCTGCGATCCTAGACTAAAGAAGGAGGACGCTTCCCAGATCCGGGCCGGCTATTTCCCGCATTTGTGCTGCCTGCATATTATGCTGGATTATTTGATCGACCAGGATGAGGACCGCGCTGGCGGAGATCTGAATTTTTGCAACTACTACGACAGTACGGAAACCATGCTGAATCGGATTGCTTCCATAGTGGAGTGGGCTCGTAAAGATGTCCGGAACATTCCTGACACGCCCCTGCACCGCATGGTCATTGAGGGGCTGCTGGCATTGTATCTATCCGATCCGAAAGTAAGCGAACAACGGGAGGTTCGCACTGTATCCAAGAAGCTGATGAAGAGAAGCCCGCTGACCCGGCTCTTCTTCTTCGCGAACAGCCGCTGGATTCGCAAGCATTTGTATTAG